The following proteins come from a genomic window of Methanocella conradii HZ254:
- a CDS encoding DUF357 domain-containing protein, producing MAADLNEKTARYRRLLKEALDDAKKAPGMDPRLERIASEFYEMAKSYYLDGVHFLEAGDSVNALVCFSYGHAWLDAGVRIGAFKVTKKDLFAA from the coding sequence ATGGCAGCCGACCTTAACGAAAAGACGGCCAGGTACAGGCGTTTGCTCAAGGAGGCATTAGACGACGCGAAAAAAGCCCCGGGAATGGACCCCCGGCTTGAAAGGATCGCCTCCGAGTTTTATGAGATGGCAAAAAGCTACTACCTTGATGGCGTCCACTTTTTAGAAGCGGGGGATTCGGTGAATGCATTAGTGTGCTTCAGCTACGGGCACGCATGGCTCGACGCCGGCGTCCGCATTGGCGCGTTCAAGGTGACGAAAAAGGACCTGTTCGCTGCATGA
- a CDS encoding ATP-binding protein, which yields MIGSVGVIFGETGSHTFKFMVTDPALRRTDYVKVWHSTDGWVLCQVMSMTRSEGADNKDRVIASVTVIGVRDQQGLLRAPMTPFRPGDRVYKAEEELIVETLGLSDGGAYLGLLDGTDIPVTVDRNKLIQKHCSILAMTGSGKSYTAAVIIEEMMEKGVPLLIIDPHGEYATLKEPNDDADMGALAEKFGVEPQGYKNVTIYTPGNKKLCGYADRPLRLNGVNLKPKEIIEYVPSELNNTEIGLIYEAVNALRNDGIDYTIKDVLREIGSSHSAMKWGVYNKLEPLLEAEFLSDRPTPLTELFARGRTSIVDMKGIGPDVQQAIVAKLLDNLFEARKAGQVPPGMVVVEEAHNFCPEKGFAKTVSGDVLRAIASEGRKFGLGLLIISQRPAKVDKNVLSQCNTQIIMRVTNPNDIRAITKSLEGISSELEEEIKRLPPGVALFVSPDIPRAVMVQVRVRKSRHGGASKEISDEADKEDKPPAGGSLFKRLFGKA from the coding sequence ATGATAGGCTCGGTAGGGGTAATATTTGGGGAGACCGGGTCGCATACGTTTAAGTTTATGGTCACGGACCCGGCCTTGAGGAGAACGGATTATGTTAAGGTGTGGCATTCCACCGATGGCTGGGTGCTCTGCCAGGTGATGTCGATGACGCGGTCGGAGGGGGCGGACAATAAGGACAGGGTCATCGCATCCGTCACGGTCATAGGGGTAAGGGATCAGCAGGGGCTTCTAAGGGCGCCGATGACGCCTTTCAGGCCTGGAGACAGGGTCTATAAGGCGGAAGAGGAGCTGATAGTTGAGACTCTGGGCCTATCCGACGGTGGCGCATACCTGGGGCTGCTGGATGGCACCGATATACCCGTAACCGTGGACCGTAATAAGCTTATACAGAAACACTGTAGCATCCTGGCCATGACCGGGAGCGGCAAGTCGTACACCGCCGCCGTCATAATAGAAGAGATGATGGAGAAGGGCGTGCCACTTCTCATCATCGACCCCCACGGGGAGTATGCCACGCTCAAGGAGCCGAATGACGATGCCGACATGGGCGCCCTCGCGGAAAAGTTCGGAGTTGAGCCCCAAGGCTACAAGAATGTTACTATATACACGCCTGGCAACAAGAAGCTGTGCGGGTATGCGGACAGGCCGCTGAGGCTTAACGGCGTTAACCTAAAGCCCAAGGAGATAATCGAGTACGTGCCCTCAGAGCTTAATAATACAGAGATAGGGCTGATATACGAGGCGGTCAACGCCTTAAGGAATGATGGCATAGACTATACGATAAAGGACGTGCTCAGGGAGATAGGCTCTTCCCATAGCGCTATGAAGTGGGGGGTCTATAACAAGCTTGAGCCGCTGCTCGAAGCGGAGTTTTTATCTGACAGGCCCACGCCGCTTACCGAGCTGTTTGCAAGGGGCCGCACGAGCATTGTCGACATGAAAGGGATAGGCCCTGACGTCCAGCAGGCAATCGTGGCGAAGCTGCTCGACAACCTGTTTGAGGCGAGGAAGGCGGGCCAGGTGCCTCCGGGCATGGTGGTAGTGGAGGAGGCGCATAACTTTTGCCCTGAGAAGGGCTTCGCTAAGACAGTGAGCGGCGACGTGCTCAGGGCTATCGCGTCCGAGGGCAGGAAGTTCGGCCTGGGGCTTCTCATAATCTCCCAGCGCCCCGCAAAAGTGGATAAGAACGTGCTCTCGCAGTGTAACACCCAGATAATCATGCGGGTGACGAACCCAAATGATATCAGGGCCATTACCAAGAGCCTGGAAGGGATAAGCTCTGAGCTTGAAGAGGAGATCAAGCGGCTTCCTCCAGGGGTTGCCCTTTTTGTAAGCCCCGACATACCCCGTGCCGTGATGGTGCAGGTGCGAGTTAGAAAGAGCAGGCATGGCGGGGCCTCCAAGGAGATATCGGATGAGGCCGATAAAGAGGATAAGCCTCCCGCGGGCGGAAGCCTGTTCAAGAGGCTTTTTGGGAAGGCGTGA
- the dph5 gene encoding diphthine synthase, with translation MLTFIGLGLWDEKDISLKGLEAIKKADVAYAEFYTSRLMGATLEKLEALYGKPIKVLDREDVEQHPEDSILKDAVDKDVVFLTGGDAMVATTHVDLRLRAQKMGIQTAVIHGASIASAVCGVTGLQNYRFGKSATIAFPYRSIVSETPYDTIKMNKANGLHTLLFLDIDKAQGYMTINKGIELLLLVEERRKEGVLRDALGVGVARAGSPEPCVKAARLDSLKSYDFGGPLHILVIPAELHFLEEEALEALAGLRL, from the coding sequence ATGCTAACTTTCATAGGACTCGGCCTATGGGATGAGAAGGATATTTCCCTCAAGGGCCTCGAAGCCATCAAGAAGGCGGATGTGGCATACGCCGAGTTTTATACCTCAAGGCTCATGGGCGCGACGCTAGAGAAGCTTGAGGCGCTATATGGCAAGCCCATAAAGGTACTGGACAGGGAAGACGTTGAGCAGCACCCCGAAGACTCAATTCTAAAGGATGCGGTAGACAAGGACGTCGTATTCCTTACCGGCGGGGATGCTATGGTAGCCACTACTCATGTTGACCTGAGGCTTAGGGCGCAAAAGATGGGCATCCAGACAGCCGTGATACACGGGGCGTCCATCGCCTCGGCGGTTTGCGGAGTGACCGGCCTCCAGAACTACAGGTTCGGGAAGTCTGCCACCATCGCCTTCCCGTACAGGAGCATCGTATCGGAAACGCCCTATGATACCATCAAGATGAACAAGGCTAACGGCCTTCACACCCTTCTTTTTTTAGACATTGACAAGGCTCAGGGCTATATGACCATCAATAAAGGTATAGAGCTATTGCTATTGGTGGAAGAGCGCAGGAAGGAGGGCGTGCTGAGGGATGCGTTAGGCGTGGGGGTTGCCAGGGCAGGCTCACCGGAGCCGTGCGTAAAGGCGGCAAGGCTCGACTCCCTCAAGTCATATGACTTTGGCGGGCCTCTTCATATCCTGGTCATTCCTGCAGAATTGCACTTCCTGGAGGAGGAAGCGCTGGAAGCGCTGGCTGGCCTTAGGCTCTAA
- a CDS encoding uracil-DNA glycosylase yields MDPDLERMVELLNEIDDILCCPRCDLALSRTKVVVGSGPLDARIVLIGEAPGRNEDEKGEPFVGAAGRNLDALLEKSGIQRRDVYITNVVKCRPPGNRPPRACEIEACHPYLQRQLEAISPKIIVLMGRTAAEAMLERKVNLGKEHGTVIEKGGIKYMITYHPAAMIYNQWLGDTIAGDFKKVSALLLEG; encoded by the coding sequence ATGGATCCGGATTTGGAGCGTATGGTGGAACTCTTAAACGAGATAGACGACATCCTTTGCTGCCCCCGCTGCGACCTGGCGCTGTCCAGGACGAAGGTGGTGGTCGGGTCGGGGCCGCTCGACGCCAGGATAGTTCTCATAGGCGAGGCGCCCGGGCGAAATGAGGACGAGAAGGGCGAGCCATTCGTAGGCGCGGCAGGACGCAACCTGGACGCGCTACTGGAAAAAAGCGGCATACAAAGAAGAGACGTATATATCACCAACGTGGTGAAATGCAGGCCGCCAGGGAATAGGCCTCCAAGGGCATGCGAGATAGAGGCCTGCCATCCATACCTCCAAAGGCAGCTCGAAGCCATATCGCCTAAAATCATCGTACTGATGGGCAGGACGGCCGCCGAGGCCATGCTGGAAAGAAAAGTGAACCTGGGCAAGGAACATGGCACCGTAATTGAAAAAGGCGGCATCAAATATATGATAACCTACCATCCTGCAGCAATGATCTATAATCAGTGGCTAGGCGATACCATAGCCGGGGATTTTAAAAAGGTCAGCGCTTTGCTGCTGGAGGGTTGA
- a CDS encoding mechanosensitive ion channel family protein produces the protein MAENSTSIINSIGNSTFIQEMETGLSNATGLSPTWADLIIAIFIVILSYLLAKAVKYFIKDVAPHLVSKTETTLDDEILKAINGPLQVFIMAVGVYIAFATLNDLPGVLSDNLVALLTIALVYIAAYLVSNLATAVINWYKNDVAPKTNSELDDALMPFLAKAVWMLVFIVATLMVLALFDVNITPLIATLGVGGIAVALAAQEFLSNVFGAFAVLSDRPYKIGDRIQLADGMVGDVVEIGIRSTRIKTLDSRLIIVPNADISKSNIINYSLPDAKVRFDIKVGIAYGSDVEKASSILLDIAAHTEGVLKDPAPKVYIKDLGDFSINLLMHVWVKDYKLSWEVPDRIYRETLKRFAAENVEIPFPVTTVLLKMQQPGVTVEALNPPAAKR, from the coding sequence ATGGCCGAGAACAGCACGAGCATCATAAATAGCATAGGCAACTCGACGTTCATACAGGAGATGGAAACGGGCCTCTCGAATGCCACAGGCCTGAGCCCTACATGGGCAGACCTCATCATTGCCATTTTCATAGTAATATTATCTTATTTGCTCGCAAAAGCCGTCAAATACTTCATAAAAGACGTGGCGCCACACCTGGTCTCAAAGACGGAAACCACGCTGGACGACGAGATATTAAAGGCCATCAACGGCCCTCTACAGGTATTCATAATGGCCGTTGGAGTCTATATCGCATTTGCCACGCTCAACGATTTGCCCGGCGTGCTCTCGGATAACCTTGTCGCGCTGCTCACCATAGCGCTGGTCTATATTGCCGCCTACCTCGTCTCCAACCTCGCCACTGCGGTCATCAACTGGTACAAGAACGACGTCGCTCCGAAAACGAATTCAGAGCTTGACGACGCCCTGATGCCGTTCCTGGCCAAGGCGGTCTGGATGCTGGTCTTTATCGTGGCCACCCTCATGGTGCTCGCCCTCTTCGACGTCAATATCACGCCTCTTATTGCAACGCTGGGCGTGGGCGGCATCGCCGTGGCGCTCGCCGCTCAGGAGTTCCTTTCAAACGTATTCGGCGCTTTTGCCGTCCTATCAGACAGGCCGTACAAGATTGGGGACCGCATACAGCTCGCCGACGGCATGGTTGGCGACGTGGTTGAGATAGGGATTCGGAGCACCAGGATAAAGACGCTGGACAGCAGGCTCATAATAGTGCCCAACGCCGACATCTCAAAGTCGAACATCATCAACTACTCGTTGCCTGACGCCAAGGTGAGGTTTGACATCAAGGTCGGCATAGCCTACGGCTCTGACGTCGAGAAGGCGTCGAGCATCTTGCTGGACATAGCGGCACATACGGAAGGGGTGCTAAAGGACCCGGCGCCGAAGGTATACATAAAAGACCTCGGAGACTTCTCTATTAACCTGCTCATGCATGTCTGGGTGAAAGACTATAAGCTGAGCTGGGAAGTGCCCGATAGGATATACAGGGAGACGCTAAAGCGCTTTGCAGCCGAAAACGTGGAGATACCCTTCCCTGTCACAACCGTTTTGTTAAAAATGCAGCAGCCCGGCGTCACGGTTGAGGCGCTCAACCCTCCAGCAGCAAAGCGCTGA
- a CDS encoding flavodoxin family protein, giving the protein MKIGIIVHSKTGHTLSVAERLKEKLGAEGHTVSIERIAPVDENERGLEKIKFERLPDISPYEALVFAAPVHAFSVSRPMQAYLGKLPGLNGKKAACFVTKSLPFKWTGGNKAISIMKKGIEAKGGKVVATGIIGWGGRGREKEIAELLEKFSKAF; this is encoded by the coding sequence ATGAAGATAGGGATTATTGTTCATTCCAAGACCGGCCATACGCTATCGGTTGCAGAAAGGCTTAAGGAGAAGCTTGGGGCAGAGGGGCACACGGTGAGCATCGAGAGGATTGCCCCGGTAGACGAAAATGAAAGAGGCCTGGAAAAGATAAAATTCGAAAGGCTTCCTGACATCAGCCCATACGAGGCCTTAGTTTTCGCCGCCCCCGTGCACGCCTTTTCGGTTTCACGCCCCATGCAGGCATACCTGGGGAAGCTTCCAGGGCTAAATGGCAAAAAGGCAGCGTGCTTCGTGACCAAGTCATTGCCATTCAAGTGGACGGGCGGGAACAAGGCCATCTCCATTATGAAAAAAGGCATAGAGGCAAAGGGCGGAAAAGTCGTCGCCACAGGGATCATAGGGTGGGGAGGCAGAGGCAGAGAAAAAGAAATCGCAGAACTACTCGAAAAATTCAGCAAAGCATTCTAA
- a CDS encoding RNA-guided endonuclease InsQ/TnpB family protein — protein MRKVYKFRLYPTKPQLKKLGRTLELCRYVYNKTLETRKKAWEEDGRTLSKYSLNNLLPEWKKEDPELKEVFSQTLQEVQERVDLAFKYFFRRLKNGDNPGYPRFKGKGWYDSFCYPQMGFKVHDNSVYLSKIGEVYMVKHREIEGEIKRICVRRKNNKWYACITADVRPAEISNSLAVGVDVGLESFATLSTGEKIANPRFFREDEKALAKAQRKLSKTEKGTPRRDRAMKVVSRIHERIGNRRYDFVHQLSRKLVNRFGLIAFEDLSIKKMVKNHRLAKSVSDAAWRMLINATRYKAESAGTKVVLVNPANTSKMCSRCGQIVEKTLDERVHRCPCCGLVMDRDENAAINILRLGLQSVAYKA, from the coding sequence ATGCGTAAGGTGTATAAGTTCCGGCTCTATCCAACTAAGCCACAACTCAAAAAACTGGGGCGGACGCTGGAACTATGCCGATACGTGTACAACAAGACTCTTGAGACGAGGAAGAAAGCGTGGGAAGAAGATGGAAGAACGCTTTCAAAATACAGTCTCAACAACCTGCTGCCAGAGTGGAAGAAAGAGGATCCTGAGTTAAAAGAAGTGTTCTCGCAGACATTGCAAGAGGTTCAAGAAAGAGTTGATTTGGCGTTCAAGTATTTTTTCAGGAGATTAAAAAACGGCGATAATCCCGGGTATCCGAGGTTCAAGGGAAAGGGGTGGTACGATAGCTTCTGCTACCCGCAGATGGGGTTCAAGGTGCATGATAATAGTGTATACCTCTCCAAGATTGGCGAGGTGTACATGGTTAAGCATAGAGAGATAGAAGGCGAGATAAAAAGAATTTGTGTGAGAAGAAAGAACAACAAGTGGTACGCTTGTATAACCGCAGATGTACGACCAGCTGAGATTAGTAACAGCCTTGCTGTCGGAGTAGACGTTGGATTGGAGAGCTTTGCCACGCTATCTACAGGGGAGAAGATAGCTAATCCAAGGTTTTTCAGGGAAGATGAGAAAGCATTGGCAAAGGCTCAGCGCAAGCTCTCGAAGACAGAGAAGGGCACTCCTAGAAGAGATAGAGCGATGAAGGTCGTCTCGAGAATCCATGAGAGGATAGGTAACCGTAGATACGATTTTGTACACCAGCTAAGCCGCAAGCTGGTTAATCGGTTCGGATTAATAGCCTTCGAGGATTTAAGTATAAAGAAAATGGTTAAGAACCACCGGCTAGCTAAGAGCGTATCTGATGCAGCGTGGAGAATGCTGATTAATGCTACAAGGTACAAGGCTGAGAGCGCCGGTACAAAAGTAGTATTGGTCAACCCTGCCAACACGTCAAAGATGTGCTCCAGGTGTGGACAAATCGTCGAGAAAACATTGGATGAAAGGGTGCATAGGTGTCCTTGCTGCGGACTCGTCATGGACAGGGACGAGAACGCGGCTATAAACATACTCAGACTGGGACTGCAGTCTGTCGCCTACAAGGCATAG
- a CDS encoding DUF4258 domain-containing protein — protein MADFHRYPIKLSGHAAERLGERFKLYDEDEIRHYIKNAEVVDPFGKEGSIGILQCRFGDRKLRFVCKISEKVLVVITVEEY, from the coding sequence TTGGCTGATTTCCACCGTTATCCGATAAAGCTTTCGGGACATGCTGCCGAAAGATTAGGCGAGCGGTTCAAGTTATATGATGAGGATGAAATTAGGCACTATATCAAAAATGCCGAAGTCGTGGACCCGTTTGGAAAGGAGGGAAGCATTGGCATTTTACAATGCCGGTTCGGTGATCGCAAGCTCAGGTTTGTATGCAAGATAAGCGAGAAAGTATTGGTTGTGATAACCGTGGAGGAATATTAA
- a CDS encoding AbrB/MazE/SpoVT family DNA-binding domain-containing protein, with product MSMTKCPICDAPLVWEDKEIKKGIYARVQVCKKCQEHYIDLKEHERVYREYYSKAFKSGNSIAVIIPKKVADEAGIRVGTSFKINVKDGKIIIEPVA from the coding sequence ATGAGCATGACAAAGTGCCCGATTTGTGACGCTCCTCTTGTGTGGGAGGATAAGGAAATAAAAAAGGGAATATACGCAAGAGTCCAGGTCTGCAAAAAGTGCCAGGAGCACTACATCGATTTAAAAGAACATGAACGAGTGTATAGGGAATACTATAGTAAAGCATTTAAAAGCGGTAATAGCATCGCCGTAATAATACCTAAAAAGGTTGCCGATGAAGCTGGTATCCGGGTAGGCACATCGTTCAAGATTAACGTAAAAGATGGTAAAATTATAATAGAACCGGTTGCTTGA
- the hisA gene encoding 1-(5-phosphoribosyl)-5-[(5-phosphoribosylamino)methylideneamino]imidazole-4-carboxamide isomerase: MFEVIPAIDLRGGKVVQLVQGVPGTEMVSIDDYLGVAESFVSQGARWLHIIDLDGALAGNRKNAHIVEDIIKKFNVRTEVGGGIRDYETARCLLGLGVTRVILGTAAIRDPELVSRLSADFGSGAVMVSLDSKKGEVLVEGWKESSGKSTIQMGKLFEKMGAGSILYTNVDVEGLLKGVDESPVRSLASAVKIPVIASGGITALSDVVKIKEAGAAGVVIGSALYKHHFTLRDAISIIS, from the coding sequence ATGTTCGAAGTGATCCCTGCCATCGACCTCCGGGGAGGCAAGGTGGTACAACTGGTACAGGGCGTGCCTGGCACCGAGATGGTATCTATCGATGACTATCTGGGAGTTGCAGAAAGCTTCGTGAGCCAGGGCGCAAGGTGGCTACACATCATCGACCTGGATGGAGCGCTGGCCGGGAACCGTAAAAACGCCCACATCGTTGAAGACATAATCAAAAAATTTAACGTCAGGACGGAGGTGGGCGGCGGCATACGGGACTACGAGACGGCAAGATGCCTGCTGGGGCTGGGCGTCACGAGGGTGATATTGGGCACCGCAGCCATACGAGACCCGGAACTGGTGTCAAGGCTCTCCGCTGATTTTGGCTCAGGTGCCGTGATGGTCTCACTAGACTCTAAAAAGGGCGAGGTACTCGTGGAAGGCTGGAAGGAGTCCTCTGGAAAGAGCACCATACAGATGGGGAAGCTCTTCGAAAAGATGGGCGCCGGAAGCATACTGTACACAAACGTGGACGTCGAAGGCCTCCTAAAAGGCGTGGACGAAAGCCCGGTGAGGAGCCTGGCATCCGCCGTGAAAATCCCGGTAATCGCCTCAGGCGGGATCACGGCTCTAAGCGACGTGGTCAAGATAAAAGAGGCCGGGGCAGCGGGCGTGGTCATAGGCTCGGCGCTCTACAAGCACCACTTTACGCTGCGGGACGCCATCAGCATAATCTCCTGA
- a CDS encoding MFS transporter — protein sequence MSDNVPAQAEKAKTSIFGFFKNGVEYKWIALSNVIIATMMGTVNGSIILISLPAIFNGISINPLTSFQYLLWLLMGYGIVTATLLLTFGRLSDMYGRARIFKLGFLIFTIGSVLLYLTPGTGDEGAIELIVFRLLQAVGGAMFMANSAAILTDAFPPSERGKALGLNMVAVLSGQFIGLILGGVLAVYDWRLVFLVSVPFAVVGTIWSYLKLREVSFRAPKAKVDILGNITFVAGLVLLLIGVTYGLMPYENDPMGWSSPWVIASLAIGFLLLIMFPVIESRVESPMFRLELFKIRAFSYANIANLVSAIARGGVMFMLILLLQGIWLPLHGYSYESTPLWAGIYMLPLTVGFIVAAPVSGMLSDRYGPRWIATGGMLIVTLSFLLLAWMPYDFEYWQFALALFIMGAGNGMFGSPNSASIMSSVPPDERGVASGMMSTLMNTANTASMAIFFTIVIVGITNSFPAAMASSLASLGAAELAPILSSIPPTGALFAAFLGYNPVSSILAGLPPSIVSAIPASTISALESSTWFPSTLAEAFMPSLRLSFYIGAILCAIAAILSAMRGERYIHEVHAKSREASP from the coding sequence ATGAGCGATAACGTGCCCGCTCAGGCTGAAAAAGCAAAAACGAGCATTTTTGGCTTTTTCAAAAATGGGGTAGAGTATAAGTGGATAGCGTTATCCAACGTGATCATAGCCACAATGATGGGGACGGTCAACGGCAGCATAATATTGATATCGTTGCCCGCAATCTTTAACGGCATCAGCATAAACCCGCTGACATCATTCCAATACCTGTTATGGCTGCTCATGGGCTACGGCATAGTCACCGCTACCCTGCTGTTAACGTTTGGTAGGCTCTCGGATATGTACGGGAGGGCCAGGATATTCAAGCTGGGCTTCCTTATATTTACCATTGGCTCGGTTTTATTATATTTAACGCCAGGCACCGGAGACGAGGGGGCCATAGAGCTCATAGTGTTCAGGCTGCTGCAGGCGGTGGGCGGGGCGATGTTCATGGCCAACAGCGCCGCCATATTGACTGACGCTTTCCCTCCAAGCGAGCGCGGCAAGGCGCTCGGCCTGAACATGGTGGCAGTGCTTTCCGGGCAGTTCATCGGGCTAATACTCGGCGGCGTCCTGGCCGTATACGACTGGCGGCTTGTCTTTCTCGTCAGCGTGCCATTCGCCGTCGTAGGCACGATATGGTCTTACCTAAAGCTGAGGGAAGTCTCATTCAGGGCTCCTAAAGCGAAGGTCGATATCCTGGGAAACATTACGTTCGTGGCTGGCCTGGTATTGCTATTGATAGGCGTGACCTACGGCCTTATGCCCTATGAAAACGACCCTATGGGGTGGAGCAGCCCCTGGGTCATAGCGTCTCTAGCAATAGGTTTCCTGCTGCTCATCATGTTCCCGGTCATAGAAAGCCGCGTGGAGTCGCCCATGTTCAGGCTTGAGCTATTCAAGATTCGGGCTTTTTCTTACGCTAACATAGCCAACCTGGTGAGCGCCATAGCCAGGGGCGGCGTCATGTTCATGCTCATCCTGCTCCTGCAGGGCATATGGCTGCCGCTTCACGGCTACAGCTATGAGTCTACGCCCCTCTGGGCTGGCATATACATGCTGCCGCTCACCGTGGGCTTCATCGTCGCGGCCCCTGTCTCTGGCATGCTTTCTGACAGGTATGGCCCCCGCTGGATAGCCACAGGTGGCATGCTAATCGTAACATTATCATTCCTGCTACTCGCATGGATGCCCTATGACTTCGAGTACTGGCAGTTCGCCCTGGCGCTTTTCATAATGGGAGCGGGTAACGGCATGTTCGGCTCGCCTAACAGCGCCTCCATCATGAGCTCGGTGCCGCCCGATGAGCGCGGGGTGGCGTCGGGCATGATGTCGACCCTGATGAACACGGCTAACACCGCTAGCATGGCTATTTTTTTCACCATCGTCATCGTGGGCATCACTAACTCTTTCCCGGCGGCAATGGCGAGCTCGCTTGCGAGCCTCGGGGCGGCAGAGCTGGCCCCCATATTAAGCTCGATACCCCCTACAGGAGCGCTGTTCGCCGCATTCCTCGGATATAACCCCGTGTCATCTATACTGGCAGGCCTGCCGCCCTCGATAGTTAGCGCCATCCCCGCTTCGACGATCTCAGCCCTGGAGAGCAGCACCTGGTTCCCGTCGACGCTCGCGGAGGCCTTCATGCCGTCTCTCAGGCTTTCGTTCTACATAGGCGCAATACTATGCGCTATCGCTGCCATACTTTCAGCGATGCGCGGCGAGAGGTACATACACGAGGTCCACGCGAAAAGCAGGGAGGCGTCTCCATAA
- a CDS encoding PadR family transcriptional regulator, which translates to MDDHIGLGMRRIILKAMILKIIGEKPTYGYEIIKEVERRTNGRWTPSPGSIYPALDSLESKGWIKSEESERRKLYTITPKGKAALERLKAKWLEQVQEITRFFEAVIEEDDS; encoded by the coding sequence ATGGATGACCATATAGGCCTTGGGATGAGGCGTATCATCCTCAAGGCGATGATACTAAAGATAATAGGGGAAAAGCCCACCTACGGCTATGAGATCATTAAAGAGGTGGAGCGCAGGACAAATGGGCGATGGACGCCGAGCCCCGGCTCCATATACCCCGCACTCGACAGCCTTGAGTCGAAGGGCTGGATAAAAAGCGAGGAAAGCGAGCGGAGGAAACTATATACCATTACGCCGAAGGGCAAGGCCGCGCTAGAGCGGCTGAAGGCCAAGTGGCTGGAACAGGTGCAGGAGATCACCCGCTTTTTCGAGGCTGTCATCGAGGAAGACGATTCATGA